In the Haloferula helveola genome, one interval contains:
- the fabV gene encoding enoyl-ACP reductase FabV: MIVEPKIRGFICTTAHPDGCAKHVADQIAVVKSRGPIEGGPKRVLVIGSSTGYGLSSRIAAAFGCGASTIGVFFEKPGSEKRTGTAGWYNSAAFEKEAAAAGLYARSFNGDAFSDAMKETVIEAIKSDLGQVDCVIYSLASPRREHPKSGEVFKSVLKPIGQTYTNKNLNTSTKVVDEVTIEPATQDEIDQTIAVMGGEDWEMWIDALQQAGVLAEGVKTVAYSYIGPEVTWPIYTNGTIGAAKEDLEKSQRKLDEKLAGLGGKAWVSVNKALVTQASSAIPVVPLYISLLYKVMKAKGTHEDTIEQMDRLFRDRLYGAADPQPDEAGRIRIDDWEMTDDVQAAVDKVWNEVNTDNLLELADVDGYESSFLRLFGFGLEGVDYAAETDPATGVPSVPAEA; encoded by the coding sequence ATGATCGTTGAGCCCAAGATCCGAGGATTCATCTGCACCACCGCGCACCCCGACGGCTGCGCCAAGCACGTCGCCGACCAGATCGCGGTCGTCAAATCCCGGGGCCCGATCGAGGGTGGCCCGAAGCGGGTGCTGGTGATCGGCTCATCGACCGGCTACGGCCTTTCCTCGCGGATCGCCGCCGCCTTCGGATGCGGTGCCTCGACCATCGGGGTGTTTTTCGAAAAGCCAGGCTCGGAGAAACGGACCGGCACCGCCGGCTGGTACAACTCGGCGGCGTTCGAGAAGGAAGCCGCCGCCGCCGGACTCTACGCAAGGTCGTTCAATGGCGACGCCTTCTCGGATGCGATGAAGGAGACGGTGATCGAAGCAATCAAGTCGGACCTCGGACAGGTCGACTGCGTGATCTACTCGCTGGCTTCGCCGCGTCGCGAGCACCCGAAGAGCGGTGAGGTTTTCAAGTCGGTGCTGAAACCGATCGGCCAGACCTATACGAACAAGAATCTCAACACCTCGACCAAGGTCGTCGACGAAGTGACCATCGAGCCGGCCACCCAGGACGAGATCGATCAGACGATCGCGGTGATGGGCGGTGAGGACTGGGAGATGTGGATCGATGCACTCCAGCAGGCCGGAGTCCTCGCCGAGGGCGTCAAGACGGTCGCCTACTCATACATCGGCCCGGAAGTCACGTGGCCGATCTACACCAACGGAACCATCGGAGCCGCCAAGGAGGACCTTGAGAAGTCCCAGCGCAAGCTCGACGAGAAGCTCGCCGGCCTCGGTGGCAAGGCGTGGGTTTCGGTCAACAAGGCTCTCGTCACGCAAGCCTCCTCCGCCATCCCGGTAGTGCCACTCTACATTTCGCTCCTCTACAAGGTCATGAAGGCGAAGGGCACGCACGAGGACACGATCGAGCAGATGGACCGCCTGTTCCGCGACCGGCTTTACGGAGCTGCCGACCCTCAGCCGGACGAGGCCGGACGGATTCGCATCGATGACTGGGAAATGACCGACGACGTCCAAGCTGCGGTCGACAAGGTCTGGAACGAGGTGAACACGGACAACCTGCTCGAGCTCGCCGATGTCGATGGCTACGAATCGAGCTTCCTGCGGCTGTTCGGCTTCGGTTTGGAAGGCGTCGACTACGCCGCGGAAACCGACCCTGCCACCGGAGTTCCTTCGGTCCCGGCCGAGGCCTGA
- the trpE gene encoding anthranilate synthase component I, whose protein sequence is MNPIPIEPSFEEFAELAKQGNVVPVYTQLAADFETPLSAFLKVRDGRHSFLLESAESTDSSGRWSILGSGPRRIIEARGREITIREGADVSTDVVEDDVLAALERHMAPYKPVLHGNLPPFCGGLVGYLAYDAVRQFETSIPEPPNDELGVPDAMFVLADTLIVFDQKLHRVQVIANAFPGEFESPEHAYVAAREKVAATVEMLNRPLHVPALNGLVEVEPGDAKSNTTQAEFEDMVLRGKEYIAAGDVFQFVPSQRFETPFGRSAVDLYRALRHVNPSPYMFILEMGDFALVGSSPEVHVRSIDGRIDIRPIAGTRWRGKTPEEDDALAADLLDDPKERAEHLMLVDLARNDVGRIAKHGSVKVDDFMIVERYSHVMHIVSNVTGTLDDGHSAYDVLRATFPAGTVSGAPKIRAMQIINELEKSKRCAYAGAVGYFGFDGSHDSCITLRTCLLKDGNAYVQAGAGVVADSDPTYEYNETVNKAKGMLRAIALAKTLED, encoded by the coding sequence GTGAATCCCATTCCGATCGAACCGTCGTTCGAGGAATTCGCGGAGCTGGCCAAGCAGGGCAATGTCGTCCCGGTCTACACCCAGCTCGCCGCGGATTTCGAGACGCCCCTGTCCGCCTTCCTCAAGGTGCGGGACGGGCGGCATTCGTTCCTGCTTGAAAGTGCCGAGAGCACCGACAGCAGCGGGCGATGGTCAATTCTCGGCAGCGGGCCGCGGCGAATCATCGAGGCCCGGGGCCGGGAGATCACGATCCGCGAGGGCGCCGACGTTTCGACCGATGTGGTGGAAGATGACGTGCTGGCTGCCCTCGAGCGCCACATGGCTCCGTACAAGCCCGTGCTGCACGGCAACCTGCCGCCTTTCTGCGGCGGGCTGGTCGGCTATCTGGCCTACGATGCGGTGCGTCAGTTCGAAACCAGCATTCCGGAACCGCCGAACGATGAGCTCGGTGTGCCGGACGCGATGTTCGTCTTGGCCGACACGCTGATTGTATTCGATCAGAAACTTCATCGCGTTCAGGTCATCGCCAACGCGTTTCCCGGTGAATTCGAGTCGCCCGAGCACGCCTATGTCGCCGCCCGGGAGAAGGTCGCTGCCACGGTCGAGATGCTCAACCGGCCACTTCACGTGCCGGCGCTCAATGGTCTCGTCGAAGTCGAACCCGGCGATGCCAAGAGCAACACAACTCAGGCGGAGTTCGAGGACATGGTGTTGCGGGGCAAGGAGTACATTGCCGCCGGCGACGTGTTCCAGTTCGTCCCGAGCCAGCGGTTCGAGACGCCTTTCGGCCGTTCGGCGGTCGATCTCTACCGGGCACTCCGCCATGTGAATCCATCGCCCTACATGTTCATCCTGGAGATGGGTGACTTTGCGTTGGTCGGCAGCTCGCCCGAGGTCCACGTGCGATCGATCGACGGAAGAATCGACATCCGTCCGATCGCGGGCACCCGCTGGCGGGGCAAGACTCCCGAGGAGGACGACGCCTTGGCGGCAGACCTTCTGGACGACCCCAAGGAACGGGCCGAACACCTGATGCTGGTCGATCTCGCGCGGAACGACGTCGGGCGCATTGCCAAGCACGGCAGTGTGAAAGTCGACGACTTCATGATCGTCGAGCGTTACAGCCATGTGATGCACATCGTGTCGAACGTCACGGGGACGCTCGATGACGGACACAGCGCCTACGATGTGCTGCGGGCGACTTTCCCGGCGGGCACCGTTTCGGGTGCGCCCAAGATCCGGGCGATGCAGATCATCAACGAGCTGGAGAAGAGCAAGCGCTGCGCCTACGCGGGTGCGGTCGGCTACTTCGGTTTCGACGGGTCGCACGACTCCTGCATCACGCTGCGGACGTGCTTGCTGAAGGACGGCAATGCCTATGTCCAGGCGGGTGCCGGGGTGGTGGCCGACTCCGACCCCACCTACGAATACAACGAGACCGTCAACAAGGCGAAGGGCATGCTGCGCGCGATCGCTTTGGCCAAGACGCTGGAAGACTGA
- a CDS encoding aminodeoxychorismate/anthranilate synthase component II produces the protein MLLIIDNYDSFTYNLVQYFGELGAEMKVVRNDAIDLNGIRELGPSRICISPGPCTPNEAGISCDLIREFGASTPILGVCLGHQSIGQVYGGDVVRADRLMHGKTSPIFHDGGSVFAGLPSPFEATRYHSLIVKRETLPDCLEITAWTAEDEIMGLRHKEHPVHGVQFHPESILTEMGKKLLENFLSF, from the coding sequence ATGCTTCTGATCATCGATAACTACGATTCGTTCACCTACAACCTCGTCCAGTACTTCGGCGAGTTGGGTGCGGAGATGAAGGTCGTGAGGAATGACGCCATCGATCTGAACGGCATTCGCGAGCTCGGTCCGTCGCGCATTTGCATCTCCCCGGGACCCTGCACGCCGAACGAGGCCGGGATTTCCTGCGACCTGATCCGGGAGTTCGGTGCCAGCACTCCGATCCTCGGCGTCTGTCTCGGCCACCAGTCGATTGGCCAGGTCTACGGCGGTGATGTGGTGCGGGCCGACCGGCTGATGCACGGTAAGACCTCACCGATCTTCCACGATGGGGGAAGTGTGTTTGCCGGGCTCCCGAGTCCTTTCGAGGCGACGCGTTACCATTCGCTGATCGTGAAACGGGAAACGCTTCCGGATTGTCTCGAGATCACCGCGTGGACTGCCGAGGACGAGATCATGGGGCTTCGCCACAAGGAGCACCCCGTCCACGGAGTGCAGTTCCACCCGGAGTCGATCCTTACCGAGATGGGCAAGAAGCTGCTCGAGAACTTCCTGTCGTTCTGA